The DNA sequence GGCAGAACACCAACCGCGTTCCCGACTTCGGCCCCAACGCCATTCACAAAACCGCTGGCGCCACCGTCATTGGCGCGCGTCCATTTCTGGTGGCGTACAACGTCTATCTCGGCGGCAAGGAAAACGTGCAGGTGGCCAAGGACGTCGCCAAAGCCGTGCGCGGCTCCAGCGGTGGACTGCGCTACGTCAAAGGCCTTGGCCTCGAGGTCGATGGCCAGGCGCAGGTCTCCATGAATCTCGTGGACACCGACAAAACCCCGCTCTACCGCGCCTACGACGCCGTGCGCACCGAAGCCGAAGCGCGCGGCGTCACGCCCACCAAGAGCGAACTCATCGGACTGGTCCCCGAACGCGTCCTCTTCGAAACCGCAGCGCGCTACATTCGCCTGCCAAACTTCAGCACGGCGATGGTGCTCGAGCACAAAGTGCGCGCCGCCATCGGTGGAGGCGAATCACTCAGCGGATTCGTCGCCGCCGTCGCCAGCGGTGCGCCCGTCCCAGGGGGCGGATCCGTCAGCGCGCTCGCCGGTCAACTTGCCGCCGCGCTCGCGCAGATGGTCGCCGGACTCACCGTGGGGCGAAAAAAGTACGCGGCCGTCGAGCCAGAAATGAAAGAGCTCGCGCTCGCCGCCGTTACCCTAGGCAACCAACTCTCCGCGCTCGTCACCAAAGACTCCGACGCCTACGCGCTCGTCAGCAACGCGTACAAGCTTCCCAAGGAAACGCCGAGCGAGCAGGCGGCACGCGACGCTGCCATCTTGCGTGCACTCATCACCGCCGCCGAGGTGCCACTCGAGACCGCGCGCGCCTGCGCCGCCGTCGCCGCACTCGCGGTCACCTGCGCCACCAAGGGCAATACGAACGCCGTAAGTGACGCCGGTGTGGCCGCGCTCCTCGCTGATGCCGCGTGCCGCGGCGCCGCGTACAACGTGCGCATCAACGTTGCCGCCATGTCCGACAAATCGGCCGGCACCGCGCTCGCGGCCGAGGCCGCGCGCCTCGTGGCCGAGACGGCCGCCGCAGCCGCGACCGCGACCGCTGCCGTGGAGCGCGCCATCGGTGACTGAGCGCGCGCAGTGAACCTCCGCGACTACTTCGTCGCCGACTATCACGGGGCCCCGTTCGAACTCTTCGGACGAGCCCACCTGCTCTCGCTCGCCCTCCTCGCGGCACTGGCCATCGCGCTCATCAGTCTCCGCGGCAGCCATCACATCACACGCCGACGGGTGCGCGTCGGCCTCGCCCTCTCCTTGGCGGTCGCCGAGCTCTCGTGGCATTGGTGGAGCCTCGAGTATGCGCAATGGACACTCGACGCAAACCTCCCGCTGCATCTCTGCACCGCGCTCATCTGGCTGTCGGTGTACGCGCTGCTCTCGCTCGACGTCGTCGCGTACGAGTTTGTCTATTTCCTTGGGATCGGCGGGCCTTTACAAGGCATCCTCACGCCTGACGCCGGCGCCTATGGGCTTCCGCACTTCCGCGCCGTGCAAACCATGGCATCGCACGGCCTCATCATCATCACGGCACTCTACCTCACCTTCGTCGAAGGGCTCCGCCCACGACCGGGTTCCGTGCGACGCGTCGTGACCGGCGCAGTGATGTACATGGCGCTCGTGACCGTGGTGAACGTCGCCGTCGGTAGCAACTACATGTTCACGCTGCACAAGCCGCCTACCGCGAGCCTACTCGATGCGCTGGGGCCATGGCCGTTCTACCTAGTACCGATGATCGGCATCGGCATTCTGAACTGCATCATTTTGTATGTGCCGTTCGCCATCCTCGACCGCCGCTCGCAGTCGTCCTGACGCACGCAACCACCGCGACACCGTGCGGCTGGCGCCGCGCAGCAACTAGCGAGTGAGAACCCGCGGCCCCTGCTCGGTAATCGCGACCGTGTGTTCGAAGTGCGCGCTGCGCTTGCCGTCAGCGGTCACCACCGTCCACTTGTCCGACAACGTGCGCGTGGCCGCCGTGCCGAGATTCACCATCGGCTCAATCGCCAGCGTCAGCCCAGCCACCAGCTTCATGCCGCGCTTCGGTTTTCCGTGATTGGGCACCTGCGGCTCTTCATGCATCTGAAAACCAACACCGTGCCCCACGAGCTCGCGCACCACCGTAAGGCGCCCCTTCACCACTAGCCCCTCGATCGCCGCGCCAATGTCGCCAATGTGATTTCCAATCACGCAGGCCTCGATTCCCGCTTCCAAACTTGCCTCCGTCACGCGCAGCAACCGCTCGGTGTCAGCATCCACCGGTCCCACTGGCCACGTGCGCGCCGAATCCGTGTGCATGCCGCCAAAGAACACGCCGATGTCCACCGAGATAATGTCGCCCTCGCGCAGCACGCGCTTGGCCGACGGAATCCCGTGCACAATCTCTTCGTTGATGGACGCGCAAATCGATGCCGGAAACCCGTAGAGTCCCTTGAATGACGGCGTCGCCCCTTCGTGCGAGCGAATGAAGTTTTCACACACGCGGTCGAGGTCGAGCGTGCTCACCCCTGGGCGCACCGCAGCGCGCACCGCTTCATGCGCGGCGAACATGATCTTGCCGCCCGCGGCCATCGTCTCGAGCTCGCGTGGGCTTTTTAGCTGGACCATCACTCAGCCCTTGCCGACAGCCTTCAGGGCACGCGCTTGCACCTCTTCCAACGCGCCCAGCGCATTGATCTCGGCGATGTTGGCGCCGTGCGCGCGATACCACGCTACCACCGGCGCCGTTTGCGCTTCATACACACGCATTCGGTTCCGCACGGCATCGGGTTCGTCGTCCTTGCGACGCACCAGCGTCCCCTTGGGCGACTGCGCGCACTCGGCGTGCGTCTCACCAGGCGCACGTCCCGTGAACGGCGTCTGACAGCCGTCGCACACCGTACGGCCTGACAACCGGGCCACCAACGCATCTTCGGCAATCGTGAACAACATCACGACGTCGAGCGGTCGGTTCAGCTCGGCGAGTACCGCCGTGAGTCCCTCGGCCTGCGGCACCGTGCGCACCACGCCGTCGAGCACCACGCCGCGCGCCTGCTCCGGCGCCGCCAAGGCCTGCTTCATGATCCCGAGAATCACCACATCGGGCACCAGATCGCCACGGTCCATGTAGCCCTTGGCTTCGAGCCCAAGGGGCGTCCCCGCCTTCACGGCGGCGCGCAACACGTCTCCCGTAGCGATCTTGGGGACGCCGAGGGCAGCGGCAATGCGCTCCCCCTGCGTCCCCTTGCCGGCGCCCGGAGGTCCGAGCAGCACGACGATCATAGTGTCGTTCCTACTGCCAGGACCCGTCGGCCTGACGGCCACGGAACCGGACACGTCCCTTCTTCATGAACCCGTCATACTTGCGCAGCAACAAGTGCTGCTGCATCTGCGCCATCGTATCGAGTGCCACGCCCACCACGATCAGCAGCGATGTGCCGCCGAACTTGAAGGGCACGTTCACGAGATCCGCAATCCAGATCGGCAGGAGCGCGATGATCGTGAGGAAGATGGCGCCCGGGAACGTAATGCGGCTCACCACCTGATCGATGTATTCGGCCGTCTTCGACCCCGGCTTGATGCCCGGAATGAAGCCGCCCTGCTTCTTCAGGTTTTCCGCCAAATCGATCGGGTTGAAAATGATCGACGTGTAGAAGTACGTGAAGAACAGAATCAGCACGGCGGACAGGGCGAAATACAGCCACGTCCCCGGCTGGAAGTAATCGGAGAAATCCTTGAGGCGTTCGTTGCCGCTGAACTGGGCCAACGCGCCCGGCACCACGATCAACGACTGCGCGAAGATGATCGGCATCACGCCGGCACTATTGATGCGGAGCGGAATGAAGTTCTTCGCCGCCTCGCGCTGACGGCCACGGGCCATCGTGCGCTGCGGAATCTGGATGGCAATGCGGCGCGCAGCGAGC is a window from the Gemmatimonadota bacterium genome containing:
- the ftcD gene encoding glutamate formimidoyltransferase — encoded protein: MKLVEFVPNFSEGRRPEIVAQIRDAIAAVEGVAILDVSSDPSHNRTVLTAVAPADRAVDAAFRGIAKACELIDLNTHSGEHPRIGATDVCPFIPLDGATMDDCIALARELGARVGTELGIPVFLYERAATRPDRENLADVRRGEFELAKQEIGQNTNRVPDFGPNAIHKTAGATVIGARPFLVAYNVYLGGKENVQVAKDVAKAVRGSSGGLRYVKGLGLEVDGQAQVSMNLVDTDKTPLYRAYDAVRTEAEARGVTPTKSELIGLVPERVLFETAARYIRLPNFSTAMVLEHKVRAAIGGGESLSGFVAAVASGAPVPGGGSVSALAGQLAAALAQMVAGLTVGRKKYAAVEPEMKELALAAVTLGNQLSALVTKDSDAYALVSNAYKLPKETPSEQAARDAAILRALITAAEVPLETARACAAVAALAVTCATKGNTNAVSDAGVAALLADAACRGAAYNVRINVAAMSDKSAGTALAAEAARLVAETAAAAATATAAVERAIGD
- a CDS encoding TIGR02206 family membrane protein translates to MNLRDYFVADYHGAPFELFGRAHLLSLALLAALAIALISLRGSHHITRRRVRVGLALSLAVAELSWHWWSLEYAQWTLDANLPLHLCTALIWLSVYALLSLDVVAYEFVYFLGIGGPLQGILTPDAGAYGLPHFRAVQTMASHGLIIITALYLTFVEGLRPRPGSVRRVVTGAVMYMALVTVVNVAVGSNYMFTLHKPPTASLLDALGPWPFYLVPMIGIGILNCIILYVPFAILDRRSQSS
- the map gene encoding type I methionyl aminopeptidase, with protein sequence MVQLKSPRELETMAAGGKIMFAAHEAVRAAVRPGVSTLDLDRVCENFIRSHEGATPSFKGLYGFPASICASINEEIVHGIPSAKRVLREGDIISVDIGVFFGGMHTDSARTWPVGPVDADTERLLRVTEASLEAGIEACVIGNHIGDIGAAIEGLVVKGRLTVVRELVGHGVGFQMHEEPQVPNHGKPKRGMKLVAGLTLAIEPMVNLGTAATRTLSDKWTVVTADGKRSAHFEHTVAITEQGPRVLTR
- a CDS encoding adenylate kinase, coding for MIVVLLGPPGAGKGTQGERIAAALGVPKIATGDVLRAAVKAGTPLGLEAKGYMDRGDLVPDVVILGIMKQALAAPEQARGVVLDGVVRTVPQAEGLTAVLAELNRPLDVVMLFTIAEDALVARLSGRTVCDGCQTPFTGRAPGETHAECAQSPKGTLVRRKDDEPDAVRNRMRVYEAQTAPVVAWYRAHGANIAEINALGALEEVQARALKAVGKG